One Novipirellula galeiformis DNA window includes the following coding sequences:
- a CDS encoding ATP-binding protein — translation MVGPPGSGKTMLAKRMPTILPPLTAPESIATTRIYSALGQLPAGQPLLACRPFRSPHHTISDAGLVGGGSPPSPDEEKHCHGRA, via the coding sequence ATGGTCGGCCCGCCCGGCAGCGGCAAAACGATGCTGGCCAAACGGATGCCCACGATCCTGCCGCCGCTGACGGCTCCCGAATCGATCGCCACGACGCGGATCTACAGTGCGCTGGGGCAATTGCCCGCCGGGCAACCGCTACTGGCGTGTCGTCCGTTTCGCAGCCCGCATCATACGATCAGCGACGCGGGACTCGTCGGTGGCGGAAGCCCTCCATCGCCGGACGAAGAAAAGCACTGTCATGGCCGGGCTTAG
- a CDS encoding ShlB/FhaC/HecB family hemolysin secretion/activation protein, producing MLSQDYQRYRPLRVDELRPQSIPRVEREPLAEVEGSDKVLVDELKAVIIWDDAQQIDPEEAHEGITGIDVRFAARDSLVYRSGVQGIVRGYIGGQVTLRNLNQMSRDIILYYRKCGQPVVDVVIPEQKITAGVVQIVVIESRIDRVQVKGGRYFNAKELCRWVQCTQSGNRIYESNISNDLFWLNQNPFRIVGVDLKAGKEDGTTDVIFEVKDVFPIRTYLGYDDTGVQSLGLERFNAGIIYGNFLHRDGILSYQYTADGDFSLLEAHAVSYSQPINREWSFNSYGSWAGVRPSVPGFNQDGESWQLGTAVTRHWKKNRYVDFNTSLGLDFKSTNNNLEFGGVQVQDSTADLVEIRLGLSYLRRFCGTEYLYINSDTFVGPGDGFTKDNTTAAFDTIRADTDPTFVYSRLRMERLWNVKNDYQVIGRFAGQLSSERLLYSETLGYGGFDSIRGYDQRTYNADNGWIANLEVGPQPYRWGDRAHPNIFRMFGFVDAGQGFVLNAQPGEVPDQFLISAGVGIRASINDRVSLRAEYGHGFEDVPGIASRDRVHIGLVSLMGPRP from the coding sequence GTGTTGTCTCAAGACTACCAGCGGTATCGGCCGCTTCGAGTCGACGAACTTCGCCCTCAATCGATCCCGAGAGTTGAGCGAGAACCGCTTGCTGAAGTCGAAGGCAGCGATAAGGTGCTCGTCGATGAATTGAAGGCGGTGATCATTTGGGATGACGCCCAACAGATCGATCCGGAAGAAGCGCACGAAGGGATCACCGGGATCGATGTCCGGTTTGCAGCACGCGATTCGCTGGTCTACCGTTCGGGGGTTCAGGGCATCGTCCGTGGCTACATCGGTGGTCAGGTTACGCTACGGAATCTGAACCAGATGTCCCGCGACATCATTTTGTATTATCGCAAGTGCGGACAGCCCGTCGTTGATGTCGTTATCCCCGAGCAGAAAATTACGGCCGGTGTCGTGCAGATCGTCGTGATCGAATCGCGAATCGATCGGGTGCAAGTCAAGGGGGGACGTTACTTCAATGCCAAGGAATTGTGCCGTTGGGTCCAGTGCACCCAAAGCGGCAATCGGATCTATGAATCGAACATCAGTAACGATCTGTTTTGGTTGAATCAAAATCCTTTCCGCATCGTGGGTGTCGATTTAAAGGCCGGCAAAGAAGATGGCACGACGGACGTGATCTTTGAAGTCAAGGATGTCTTCCCGATTCGAACCTATCTGGGATACGACGACACTGGCGTCCAAAGCCTTGGTTTGGAACGTTTTAACGCCGGGATCATCTATGGCAACTTCCTTCACCGCGACGGAATCCTGAGTTACCAATATACTGCCGACGGTGATTTTTCGTTGTTGGAAGCTCATGCTGTCAGCTATTCGCAGCCGATCAATCGCGAGTGGAGTTTCAATTCCTACGGCAGTTGGGCAGGCGTCCGTCCAAGCGTTCCTGGGTTCAACCAGGATGGCGAAAGCTGGCAGCTTGGTACCGCCGTGACACGGCACTGGAAAAAGAATCGATACGTCGACTTTAACACCTCGCTGGGGCTCGACTTCAAGTCGACCAACAACAACCTGGAGTTTGGCGGCGTGCAAGTGCAGGACTCGACCGCAGACCTTGTCGAAATTCGACTGGGGCTCAGCTATCTGCGACGTTTCTGTGGAACGGAGTATCTCTATATCAACAGTGACACGTTTGTTGGACCGGGGGATGGATTCACTAAAGACAACACGACCGCCGCTTTCGATACGATTCGTGCCGACACCGATCCGACTTTCGTCTATTCGCGTTTGCGGATGGAGCGTTTGTGGAATGTCAAGAATGACTATCAAGTCATCGGTCGGTTCGCCGGTCAGCTGTCGTCGGAGCGATTGTTGTACAGCGAAACGCTGGGCTACGGTGGCTTTGATTCAATTCGCGGTTACGACCAAAGGACTTACAACGCAGACAACGGATGGATCGCGAATCTCGAAGTTGGCCCGCAGCCCTATCGCTGGGGTGATCGGGCCCATCCGAACATCTTTCGAATGTTTGGTTTTGTCGATGCGGGACAAGGCTTTGTCTTGAACGCGCAGCCGGGTGAAGTCCCAGACCAATTTTTGATTAGCGCAGGTGTCGGTATTCGTGCATCGATCAATGACCGGGTCTCATTGAGAGCGGAATACGGTCACGGATTCGAAGACGTTCCCGGTATCGCCTCCCGCGACCGCGTCCACATCGGGCTCGTGTCTTTGATGGGACCGCGGCCGTAG